The proteins below are encoded in one region of Streptomyces sp. NBC_00490:
- a CDS encoding IucA/IucC family protein produces MHRPPTAEAEVAEELAAVRPGLVSRYTAELPGARAAVLTRLWRALAHEPLPWVTRRESTRDALVLRLRDGRRLQGPPADPYATAAYVTVVHLDDRAYDDPARLTTDLGVPHGPDLAAELGHSVASTALSRAGQENPSDEWPGTDWEWEQRVVDGHPYHPNCRSRPGFSVAEQLAYGPEHRPLVALRLMPVGADECLVTGGWPDGMRDGGRLLIPVHPWQAAHVLKRAGDEGPVAHPLMSLRTLALADGGPHVKTALSARLTSSVRDISVYSIGLSATLSAFAETLTAHTDGLLHFTRTLGAATADSPDLAAVLRESPQTYAGSGERVVPVAALATTGLPRSPGWLAEFARLALTVGLRLLELGVALEAHGQNLLVVLSSAGAPLRLVYRDLADIRVSPARLTRHGLPVPELTGRIVTDDETALRRKLFGALVAGALAGTAGSGTALGAALETVVGDLPRTPDLVALLENPLPAKALTLMRLSPGTPGDQWARLPNPARFGVRHS; encoded by the coding sequence GTGCACCGTCCCCCCACCGCCGAGGCCGAGGTCGCCGAAGAGCTGGCCGCAGTGCGCCCCGGCCTCGTGTCGCGGTACACGGCCGAGCTCCCCGGCGCCCGCGCGGCCGTACTGACCCGGCTGTGGCGGGCGCTGGCCCATGAGCCGCTGCCTTGGGTCACCCGTCGCGAAAGCACCCGGGACGCCCTCGTCCTGCGCCTTCGTGACGGACGCCGGCTCCAGGGGCCGCCCGCCGACCCGTACGCGACCGCCGCGTACGTCACCGTCGTCCACCTCGACGACCGGGCGTACGACGATCCGGCACGGCTGACGACCGACCTCGGCGTACCGCACGGCCCGGATCTGGCCGCCGAGCTCGGCCACAGCGTCGCCTCGACGGCGCTGTCCCGGGCCGGGCAGGAGAACCCTTCGGACGAGTGGCCCGGGACCGACTGGGAGTGGGAGCAGCGCGTGGTCGACGGGCACCCGTACCACCCCAACTGCCGTTCCCGACCCGGCTTCTCGGTGGCCGAGCAGCTGGCGTACGGTCCCGAGCACCGGCCGCTCGTCGCGTTGCGCCTGATGCCGGTCGGGGCGGACGAGTGCCTGGTGACCGGCGGGTGGCCGGACGGGATGCGGGACGGGGGGCGGCTGTTGATCCCGGTGCATCCCTGGCAGGCGGCCCATGTGCTGAAGCGGGCGGGCGACGAGGGGCCGGTGGCGCATCCGCTGATGTCCCTGCGCACGCTGGCCCTGGCCGACGGCGGTCCGCATGTGAAGACGGCCCTGAGTGCCCGGCTGACGTCCTCGGTGCGGGACATCTCCGTCTACTCGATCGGCCTGTCGGCGACCCTGTCGGCATTCGCGGAGACGCTCACCGCGCACACGGACGGTCTGCTGCACTTCACCCGCACCCTGGGCGCGGCGACCGCCGACTCCCCTGACCTGGCCGCCGTCCTGCGCGAATCGCCGCAGACGTACGCCGGGAGCGGCGAGCGCGTCGTCCCGGTGGCCGCGCTCGCCACCACCGGGCTGCCCCGATCCCCGGGCTGGCTGGCGGAGTTCGCGCGGCTCGCGCTCACTGTGGGGCTGCGGCTGCTGGAGCTGGGCGTGGCGCTGGAGGCACACGGCCAGAACCTCCTGGTGGTGCTCTCCTCGGCCGGCGCCCCGCTGCGGCTGGTCTATCGCGACCTGGCCGACATCCGGGTCAGCCCGGCACGGCTGACGCGACACGGGCTCCCGGTACCGGAGTTGACGGGCCGGATCGTCACGGACGACGAAACCGCCCTGCGGCGCAAGCTGTTCGGGGCACTGGTCGCCGGAGCCCTGGCGGGGACGGCGGGTTCGGGTACGGCGTTGGGCGCGGCGCTGGAGACCGTCGTAGGAGATCTTCCGCGCACACCGGATCTGGTGGCGCTTCTCGAGAACCCGCTGCCCGCAAAGGCGTTGACGCTGATGAGGCTGTCGCCGGGGACGCCCGGGGATCAGTGGGCGCGGCTGCCGAACCCGGCCCGTTTTGGAGTGCGGCACTCCTGA
- a CDS encoding IucA/IucC family protein, which yields MNRVDLIPPAAADAHAAAPLLNCLLREVAEPLPGSGEPRTHRLPSGRLLRVRGDRRPADPEVDTGGHWRRIGHTELVKLVVEELTRHTGLSNPDLPAEMIDSRDAVAAILAARARATPPTDPYLLSEQSLLTGHPYHPAPKARGGGPAAGWLPYAPEAHARFPLTLLGVREDTVVDEGDTAALDALGAAPPGYRLLPAHPWQLDLVDLSDAFADGRLIRLGTTGFDAWPTAAIRTLYAPEHDLFLKFSLDVRITNDIRRLWRHDLLRLRRTDAAAVRAFAGGPAAWLSDRGYRTADFAFEELAVLVRDGFHGHLEAGATPLLAAGLVEGFEGSPSGGAAWWEAYLRAVVPPALAAFADHGVVLEAHLQNTLVAVDAGGTPVQALFRDAEGVKLLSDVGRAAGWERLVYTLVVNHLCEVAAVLAERHPGLDPWPAARRELARHDLPEIRALLASPTLPGKTNLLLRWTGADGADARYLPLPNPLAAT from the coding sequence GTGAACCGCGTGGACCTCATTCCCCCGGCCGCCGCCGACGCCCATGCCGCGGCGCCGCTGCTCAACTGTCTGCTGCGCGAGGTCGCCGAGCCGCTCCCGGGCTCCGGCGAGCCGCGCACGCACAGGCTGCCGAGCGGGCGACTGCTGCGGGTGCGCGGCGACCGGCGGCCCGCGGACCCCGAGGTGGACACCGGCGGTCACTGGCGGCGCATCGGCCACACCGAGCTCGTGAAACTCGTCGTCGAGGAACTGACCCGCCACACCGGCCTGTCCAACCCCGACCTGCCCGCCGAGATGATCGACAGCCGGGACGCGGTGGCCGCGATCCTCGCCGCACGCGCGCGTGCCACGCCGCCCACGGACCCGTACCTGCTCTCCGAGCAGTCCCTCCTCACCGGCCACCCGTACCACCCCGCCCCGAAGGCGCGCGGCGGCGGTCCGGCCGCCGGCTGGCTGCCGTACGCACCCGAGGCGCACGCCCGTTTCCCGCTGACGCTGCTCGGCGTACGCGAGGACACGGTCGTGGACGAGGGCGACACCGCGGCCCTCGACGCCCTCGGTGCGGCCCCGCCCGGCTACCGGCTGCTGCCCGCCCACCCCTGGCAGCTCGACCTGGTCGACCTCTCGGACGCCTTCGCCGACGGCCGTCTGATCCGCCTCGGCACCACCGGCTTCGACGCCTGGCCCACGGCCGCGATCCGCACCCTGTACGCCCCCGAGCACGACCTGTTCCTGAAGTTCAGCCTGGACGTGCGGATCACCAACGACATCCGCCGCCTGTGGCGCCACGACCTGCTGAGACTCCGCAGGACCGACGCGGCGGCGGTCCGCGCGTTCGCCGGGGGGCCGGCGGCCTGGCTGTCGGACCGCGGCTACCGCACCGCCGACTTCGCCTTCGAGGAACTGGCGGTCCTGGTCCGCGACGGCTTCCACGGCCACCTCGAGGCCGGCGCCACCCCGCTGCTGGCCGCGGGCCTCGTGGAGGGCTTCGAGGGCAGCCCGTCCGGCGGCGCGGCCTGGTGGGAGGCGTATCTGCGCGCCGTCGTGCCGCCCGCCCTCGCGGCCTTCGCCGACCACGGCGTCGTACTCGAAGCACATCTGCAGAACACGCTGGTCGCCGTCGACGCCGGCGGAACACCCGTGCAGGCGCTGTTCCGGGACGCCGAGGGCGTGAAGCTGCTCTCGGACGTGGGCCGGGCGGCCGGGTGGGAGCGGCTGGTGTACACGCTGGTCGTGAACCATCTGTGCGAGGTCGCGGCCGTCCTCGCCGAGCGGCATCCCGGTCTCGACCCCTGGCCCGCCGCCCGCCGCGAACTGGCCCGCCACGACCTCCCGGAGATCAGAGCCCTGCTCGCCTCGCCCACCCTCCCCGGCAAGACCAACCTGCTGCTGCGCTGGACCGGAGCCGACGGCGCGGACGCGCGCTACCTCCCCCTGCCGAACCCGCTGGCCGCCACATGA
- a CDS encoding HipA family kinase, translating into MLRYVTAVRYVTPLRSGGSVPGVVEADDLGTYVVKFTGSAQGRKALVAEVIVGELARALGLRFPELVLVHFDPAIADSEPHQEVRELHGASAGVNLGMDYLSGAADFTPDVAKSFRVDPLEAGRIVWLDALTVNVDRTVHSSNLMVWPTLGVAPPRLWLIDHGAALVFHHRWDGSDPAKRYDFRHHALGHYAPDVRAADAELAPKVTEELLRAVVAEVPDAWLTDFDAPPLAREAYVEYLHARVQASHAWLPTDFPTREELAAEEARRAAKTQQGRPDWLKRVPDLHGKPAAEQDWSVHLG; encoded by the coding sequence GTGCTGCGCTATGTGACTGCTGTTCGATACGTGACCCCGCTGCGGTCCGGCGGCTCCGTGCCCGGAGTCGTCGAGGCCGACGACCTGGGGACGTACGTCGTGAAGTTCACCGGCTCGGCACAGGGCCGCAAGGCCCTGGTCGCCGAGGTGATCGTCGGCGAGCTGGCCCGCGCGCTCGGACTGCGCTTCCCCGAACTGGTCCTCGTGCACTTCGACCCGGCGATCGCCGACAGCGAGCCGCACCAGGAGGTGCGCGAACTCCACGGCGCCAGCGCGGGGGTCAACCTCGGCATGGACTACCTGTCGGGCGCCGCGGACTTCACCCCGGACGTCGCCAAGTCGTTCCGGGTCGACCCTCTGGAGGCGGGCCGGATCGTCTGGCTCGACGCCCTGACCGTGAACGTGGACCGTACCGTCCACAGCTCCAACCTCATGGTCTGGCCCACACTCGGCGTCGCGCCCCCGCGCCTGTGGCTGATCGACCACGGCGCGGCCCTCGTCTTCCACCATCGCTGGGACGGCTCGGACCCCGCCAAGCGCTACGACTTCCGCCACCACGCCCTCGGCCACTACGCCCCCGACGTACGCGCCGCCGACGCGGAGCTGGCGCCGAAGGTCACCGAGGAACTGCTGCGCGCCGTCGTCGCCGAGGTCCCCGACGCCTGGCTGACGGACTTCGACGCGCCGCCCCTGGCGCGGGAGGCCTACGTGGAGTACCTCCACGCGCGCGTCCAGGCCTCCCACGCCTGGCTGCCCACCGACTTCCCCACCCGGGAGGAACTCGCCGCGGAGGAGGCCCGCCGCGCGGCGAAGACACAGCAGGGCCGTCCGGACTGGCTGAAGCGGGTCCCCGACCTGCACGGCAAACCGGCGGCGGAACAGGATTGGTCGGTACACCTCGGATGA
- a CDS encoding SelT/SelW/SelH family protein — translation MSPVVQIEYCTQCRWLPRAAWLAQELLTTFETELGELSLKPGTGGVFVVRVDDEVVWDRKEQGFPEPTAVKQAVRDRVAPGKSLGHSDRAAQEDVSP, via the coding sequence ATGAGTCCCGTCGTACAGATCGAGTACTGCACCCAGTGCCGCTGGCTGCCCCGCGCGGCCTGGCTGGCGCAGGAGCTGCTCACGACCTTCGAGACGGAGCTGGGCGAGCTGTCGCTCAAGCCCGGCACCGGTGGCGTCTTCGTCGTCCGGGTCGACGACGAGGTCGTCTGGGACCGCAAGGAGCAGGGCTTCCCGGAGCCCACCGCCGTGAAGCAGGCCGTACGCGACCGAGTGGCCCCGGGAAAGTCCCTGGGCCACTCGGACAGGGCCGCGCAGGAGGACGTCAGCCCTTGA
- the aceB gene encoding malate synthase A produces the protein MSAPAPSPLAIVDAEPLPRQEEVLTDAALAFVAELHRRFTPRRDELLARRAERRAEIARTSTLDFLPETAAIRADDSWKVAPSPAALNDRRVEITGPTDRKMTINALNSGAKVWLADFEDASAPTWENVILGQVNLADAYTRSIDFTDEKSGKSYALRPDEELATVVMRPRGWHLHERHLVDADGSPVPGALVDFGLYFFHNAQRLLDLGKGPYFYLPKTESHLEARLWNDVFVFAQDYVGIPQGTVRATVLIETITAAYEMEEILYELRDHASGLNAGRWDYLFSIVKNFRDGGAKFVLPDRNLVTMTAPFMRAYTELLVRTCHKRGAHAIGGMAAFIPSRRDAEVNKVAFEKVRADKDREAGDGFDGSWVAHPDLVPIALESFDKVLGDRPNQKDRLREDVHVEAADLIAIDSLDARPTYDGLVNAVQVGIRYIEAWLRGLGAVAIFNLMEDAATAEISRSQIWQWINAGVEFEHAGETVKATPELAREIAAEELTAIRAELGEEAFAAGHWQQAHDLLLEVSLDADYADFLTLPAYEQLKG, from the coding sequence ATGTCCGCACCAGCGCCGTCCCCGCTGGCCATCGTCGACGCCGAGCCCCTGCCCCGGCAGGAGGAGGTGCTCACCGACGCGGCCCTCGCCTTCGTGGCCGAGCTGCACCGCCGGTTCACGCCCCGCCGTGACGAGCTCCTCGCCCGCCGTGCGGAGCGCCGCGCCGAGATCGCCCGCACCTCCACGCTCGACTTCCTGCCGGAGACGGCCGCGATCCGCGCGGACGACTCCTGGAAGGTGGCCCCCTCCCCCGCGGCCCTGAACGACCGCCGCGTCGAGATCACCGGCCCCACCGACCGCAAGATGACGATCAACGCCCTCAACTCGGGTGCGAAGGTCTGGCTCGCGGACTTCGAGGACGCCTCGGCGCCCACCTGGGAGAACGTGATCCTCGGCCAGGTCAACCTCGCCGACGCGTACACCCGCAGCATCGACTTCACCGACGAGAAGTCGGGCAAGTCGTACGCCCTGCGCCCGGACGAGGAGCTCGCCACCGTCGTGATGCGGCCGCGCGGCTGGCATCTCCACGAGCGCCACCTCGTCGACGCCGACGGCTCCCCGGTGCCGGGCGCCCTCGTCGACTTCGGCCTGTACTTCTTCCACAACGCCCAGCGCCTGCTCGACCTCGGCAAGGGCCCGTACTTCTATCTCCCCAAGACCGAGTCGCACCTCGAAGCCCGCCTGTGGAACGACGTGTTCGTCTTCGCGCAGGACTACGTCGGCATCCCCCAGGGCACCGTCCGCGCCACCGTCCTGATCGAGACGATCACGGCGGCGTACGAGATGGAGGAGATCCTCTACGAACTCCGCGACCACGCCTCCGGGTTGAACGCGGGCCGCTGGGACTACCTGTTCTCCATCGTCAAGAACTTCCGTGACGGCGGCGCCAAGTTCGTCCTGCCGGACCGCAACCTGGTGACGATGACGGCCCCGTTCATGCGGGCGTACACCGAACTCCTCGTCCGCACCTGCCACAAGCGCGGCGCGCACGCGATCGGCGGCATGGCGGCGTTCATCCCGTCGCGCCGGGACGCCGAGGTCAACAAGGTCGCCTTCGAGAAGGTCCGTGCCGACAAGGACCGCGAGGCCGGCGACGGCTTCGACGGCTCCTGGGTCGCCCACCCCGACCTGGTCCCGATCGCCCTGGAGTCCTTCGACAAGGTCCTCGGCGACCGGCCGAACCAGAAGGACCGCCTCCGCGAGGACGTCCACGTGGAGGCGGCCGACCTGATCGCGATCGACTCGCTGGACGCCCGGCCGACGTACGACGGTCTCGTCAACGCCGTCCAGGTCGGCATCCGCTACATCGAGGCCTGGCTGCGCGGTCTCGGCGCGGTCGCCATCTTCAACCTGATGGAGGACGCGGCCACCGCCGAGATCTCGCGCTCGCAGATCTGGCAGTGGATCAACGCGGGCGTCGAGTTCGAGCACGCCGGAGAGACCGTGAAGGCCACGCCCGAGCTGGCCCGCGAGATCGCCGCCGAGGAGCTCACCGCTATCCGCGCGGAGCTCGGCGAGGAGGCGTTCGCCGCCGGCCACTGGCAGCAGGCGCACGACCTGCTCCTGGAGGTCTCCCTCGACGCCGACTACGCGGACTTCCTGACGCTGCCCGCGTACGAGCAGCTCAAGGGCTGA
- a CDS encoding nucleotidyltransferase family protein, translating to MTDNTRQVAGLLLAAGGGRRLGGRPKALLGHRGRPLIEHAVGVLRAAGCARVHVVLGAAADAVRETARLDGCVLVDNPGWEQGMGSSLRAGLDSFSGTDVRAALVSLVDQPGIGPEAYARVLGAYASPHSLVSAAYDGVRGHPVLFGSAHWAGIAATATGDRGARAYLKERAGEITLVECGDVARPYDIDTAEDLQHLE from the coding sequence ATGACGGACAACACGCGCCAGGTCGCCGGGCTGCTCCTCGCCGCGGGGGGCGGCCGGCGACTGGGCGGACGCCCCAAGGCACTGCTCGGACATCGTGGCAGGCCATTGATCGAACACGCAGTGGGCGTCCTGCGCGCCGCGGGCTGCGCGCGCGTGCACGTGGTGCTGGGCGCGGCCGCCGACGCCGTGCGCGAGACCGCGCGGCTCGACGGCTGCGTGCTCGTGGACAACCCCGGGTGGGAGCAGGGCATGGGCTCCTCGCTTCGAGCGGGTCTCGACTCGTTCTCCGGCACGGACGTGCGGGCCGCGCTCGTGTCGCTGGTCGACCAGCCCGGTATCGGACCGGAGGCGTACGCGCGCGTGCTCGGCGCGTACGCGTCCCCCCATTCCCTGGTCTCGGCCGCGTACGACGGCGTACGCGGGCATCCCGTGCTCTTCGGGTCCGCCCACTGGGCGGGGATCGCCGCGACTGCCACGGGAGACCGGGGGGCACGTGCCTATCTGAAGGAACGCGCCGGGGAGATCACCCTCGTCGAGTGCGGGGACGTCGCCCGGCCCTACGACATCGACACCGCCGAAGATCTGCAGCACCTTGAGTGA
- a CDS encoding DUF5955 family protein has protein sequence MTGSDEDPRVAGLRTAVSRLRRELAAHPAEFPDRGIAEDELAALAAMTIDGTPEVPRLRRSLLLIAGAIGSVSALSRGLRDVRDAVDLFGQPRR, from the coding sequence GTGACCGGCAGCGACGAGGACCCCAGGGTGGCGGGCCTGCGGACCGCGGTGTCCCGGCTGCGCCGCGAACTCGCCGCGCATCCGGCCGAGTTCCCCGACCGGGGCATCGCCGAGGACGAACTCGCCGCGCTGGCCGCGATGACGATCGACGGGACACCGGAGGTGCCCCGGCTGCGCAGGTCGCTGCTGCTGATCGCGGGGGCGATCGGGTCGGTGAGCGCGCTGTCGCGGGGCCTGAGGGACGTACGCGACGCGGTGGATCTGTTCGGGCAGCCGCGGCGCTAG
- a CDS encoding DUF6304 family protein, giving the protein MTGLVRWPGRYTDRHGTEEITFESDGRELIRTTIRGVRFEGDTMDDLGALGGTPPGLPFSFFDGGLCSCLLEWEVALPVDVAGDGVRPGVLHCALRMGGPAGPGRGLDAETLTATLRLDGHEYQVVDGPGDLEHALHALQRALPRAARLRACVACAWSDYHPAGSPMMAGLACFRDAKDLYRRVDGKHGPHGIFAVWQAQTELVQETWLCEEFEHRTSDHGYRGPFPYRGSL; this is encoded by the coding sequence ATGACCGGCTTAGTGCGCTGGCCGGGCCGGTACACCGACCGGCACGGCACCGAGGAGATCACCTTCGAGTCGGACGGCCGCGAACTGATCCGTACGACGATCAGGGGCGTCCGCTTCGAGGGCGACACGATGGACGACCTCGGCGCCCTGGGCGGTACGCCGCCCGGCCTCCCGTTCTCCTTCTTCGACGGAGGCCTGTGCTCGTGCCTCCTGGAGTGGGAGGTTGCGCTGCCCGTCGACGTGGCGGGGGACGGCGTACGGCCCGGTGTGCTGCACTGCGCGCTGCGGATGGGGGGACCGGCGGGTCCGGGGCGCGGCCTGGACGCGGAGACCCTGACCGCCACCCTGCGGCTGGACGGACACGAGTACCAGGTCGTCGACGGCCCGGGCGACCTCGAGCACGCCCTGCACGCCCTCCAGCGCGCGTTGCCCCGAGCGGCCCGGCTCCGGGCCTGCGTCGCGTGCGCCTGGTCCGACTACCACCCGGCCGGCAGCCCGATGATGGCGGGGCTGGCCTGCTTCCGTGACGCCAAGGACCTCTACCGCCGGGTGGACGGCAAGCACGGGCCGCACGGCATCTTCGCGGTCTGGCAAGCGCAGACCGAGCTCGTCCAGGAGACCTGGCTGTGCGAGGAGTTCGAGCACCGCACCTCGGACCACGGCTACCGGGGGCCGTTCCCCTACCGCGGGTCGCTCTGA